A stretch of Astyanax mexicanus isolate ESR-SI-001 chromosome 21, AstMex3_surface, whole genome shotgun sequence DNA encodes these proteins:
- the taf5l gene encoding TAF5-like RNA polymerase II p300/CBP-associated factor-associated factor 65 kDa subunit 5L: protein MKRGRTEQIQYTVTQYLKRRQYVDTDGSLKGAKLSQSAEEMAASLTVQTESSCANVVSAAPCQSDPQQYDAQFSKLRTFLLEAEVPWASEVSVVLFPLFLYLHLDMARCGLKGAVDSFYSRFHSLFQQDVEQKAIVELLRGVLTNQDVVSNSKLCALLDHKYVVHLTDQAYSYLLRYLQSDDNSAICRVLSTHLQVEVTAVRRTDYQLYGAGLNTGNSTSTSSSTWSGVDGAEGAEPVEVTAGLPQNEAALDALQDCIKRVREGPPSLTTVCFYAFQHTEQLLNTAEVSPDSRLLAAGFDNSAVKLWSLRARKLKAGPHKADVAKIRLACDVLEEEADEEDASGSEIKTLRGHCGPVYRTAFLTDSSGLLSCSEDSTVRYWDLNSFTNVALYRGHAYPVWDVDVSPCSLYFCTASQDRTARLWTFQRTYPLRLYAGHLADVDCVKFHPNSNYIATGSTDKTVRLWSTQQGNSVRLFTGHRGPVLSLAFSPNGKYLASAGEDQRVKLWDLASGTLFKDLRGHTDSVMSLSFSPDSALVASAALDNSVRVWDIRNAHSGAAAAADGSSGELVGLYTGETSSVLNVQFMACNLLLVTGTALEKQEQ from the exons atgaagcGGGGCCGGACTGAGCAGATCCAGTACACGGTGACGCAGTACCTGAAGAGGCGTCAATATGTGGACACGGACGGCTCACTGAAAGGAGCAAAGCTCTCTCAGTCCGCTGAGGAAATGGCAGCCAGTCTCACAG tCCAGACAGAGTCCAGCTGTGCGAATGTGGTCTCTGCAGCACCGTGCCAGTCGGACCCTCAGCAGTACGATGCTCAGTTCTCTAAATTACGGACCTTTCTGCTCG aggcgGAGGTGCCGTGGGCGAGCGAGGTGAGCGTAGTGCTGTTTCCTCTCTTCCTCTACCTGCACCTGGACATGGCGCGCTGTGGCCTGAAGGGGGCAGTAGATTCCTTCTACAGCCGTTTCCACTCCCTCTTCCAGCAGGATGTAGAGCAGAAAGCCATTGTTGAGCTTCTGCGTGGAGTTCTAACAAATCAG GACGTGGTCTCCAATTCTAAACTCTGCGCTCTGCTGGACCACAAGTACGTGGTTCACCTGACGGACCAGGCCTACAGTTACCTGCTGCGGTATCTACAGAGTGATGACAACAGCGCCATCTGCAGGGTGCTCAGCACTCACCTACAG gTCGAGGTGACGGCTGTGCGCCGAACCGACTACCAGCTCTACGGGGCGGGGCTTAACACCGGAAACTCCACCTCCACTTCCTCCAGCACCTGGTCAGGTGTGGATGGAGCAGAGGGGGCGGAGCCTGTGGAGGTCACGGCGGGGCTCCCTCAGAACGAGGCCGCTCTGGACGCTCTTCAGGACTGCATTAAGCGAGTGAGGGAAGGCCCCCCGTCGTTAACCACCGTGTGTTTCTACGCCTTCCAGCACACGGAGCAGCTCCTGAACACGGCCGAGGTCTCGCCAGACAGTCGGCTGCTCGCCGCCGGCTTCGACAACTCCGCCGTTAAACTGTGGAGCCTGCGGGCCAGGAAGCTGAAAGCAGGACCACACAAAGCCGACGTGGCCAAAATCCGCCTGGCCTGTGACGTGCTggaggaggag gcGGACGAGGAGGACGCCTCAGGTAGTGAGATAAAGACCCTTCGTGGACATTGTGGCCCCGTGTACCGCACCGCCTTCCTGACGGACAGCTCCGGCCTGCTGTCCTGCTCCGAGGACTCCACGGTGCGGTACTGGGACCTGAACAGCTTCACGAATGTGGCGCTTTACCGCGGCCACGCCTACCCCGTGTGGGACGTGGACGTGAGCCCCTGCAGCCTGTACTTCTGCACGGCGTCGCAGGACCGCACGGCCCGGCTCTGGACCTTCCAGCGCACGTACCCACTGCGCCTTTACGCCGGGCACCTGGCGGACGTGGACTGCGTGAAATTCCACCCCAACTCTAACTACATCGCCACGGGGTCCACGGACAAGACGGTGAGGCTGTGGAGCACTCAGCAGGGCAACTCCGTCAGGTTATTCACCGGACACCGAGGCCCGGTTCTGTCCCTAGCGTTTTCTCCAAACGGGAAGTACCTGGCCTCGGCCGGAGAGGACCAGAGGGTGAAACTGTGGGATCTGGCATCCGGGACTCTGTTTAAAGACCTGCGGGGACACACAGACAGCGTGATGAGTCTGTCCTTCAGTCCGGACAGCGCCCTGGTGGCCTCGGCTGCCCTGGACAACTCTGTGCGGGTGTGGGACATCCGGAACGCTCACAGCGGGGCGGCGGCTGCGGCGGACGGGTCTAGCGGAGAACTGGTGGGATTATATACGGGAGAAACTAGCAGCGTACTTAACGTCCAGTTTATGgcgtgtaacctgctgctggtaACTGGTACAGCACTGGAGAAACAAGAGCAATGA